A window of Benincasa hispida cultivar B227 chromosome 9, ASM972705v1, whole genome shotgun sequence genomic DNA:
tgcaagcttaatagatccatttatggattgaaacaagcatctcgatcctggaatataaggtttgacattgcgatcaaatcttaggCTTTACAGAATGTTGAAgaaccttatgtttacaagaagatagtcaacaggactgtagctttcttggtcatttatgttgatgatatcctgctcattgggaatgggAGAGGattccttgctgacgtaaagagatgacTAGCATCAtaattcaaatgaaagatttgagagatgcacaatatgttcttagAATCCAAATTTTTCGAAattgcaagaacagaacactagcgcTATCTCAGatatcttatattgacaaaatgttgtcaagatataacatgcaaaattctaaaaaggGCATGGTACCTGTCatatatggaattcatttgtctaaggtacagtgtcctaagacacctcaagaagttgaggaaatgaaaagaattccttatgcatcagtaGTCGAGAGCTCGATGTATGCTATGTTATGTATACGTCCCGACATATGCTTTACAGTTGGAATCGGTAGTAGGTTTCAGTCTAACCTTGGACACAACCATTGAACtactgttaagaacatcctcaagtatcttcgtaGAGCGAGGGACTAtgtgctcgtgtatggttttaaggatttgatccttacgggatacactgattctaattttcagattgatgtagattctagaaaatctacttcaggatcaatattcactcttaacagaggagaaATAGTATGAAGAAGCatcaaacaaagttgtattgttgattccaCAATGGAGACTGAATATGtagttgcatgtgaagcagctaaagaagcaatatggctcagaaagttcttgatggatttggaagtggtttcaaATATACATCTGTCGATCAttctgtattgtgataacagtggagcagttgctaactcaaaggaaccaAGGAGCCATAAatgtggaaaacacattgagaGAAAGTACCGTCTCATCAAAGGGATAGTACATAGAGGAAACGTAATAGTCATGAAAATAGCCTCCGAATATAATCTTGCCGAttcatttattgtattttctcttttctcaacattatatatttgtatatatatgtaacccactagagttttagtccaagtgggagattgttgagaatgtcctaaaactcgcatttcgtaatcatggaaacatattctacttatcaataaaaatattattgaatgatttagtcaataaaagtgttattgagattgaaattgcattatgttataaaatccaataaatgaatccatggctatagtatgaatattataactttatgtaaagacataaaagaggatcaagttatatagtatatagccaaaaaggtctataagtatatggatgagattgggtacctcgtcttggggacattatggatgcgacctactttgtataatattacaaacgatgtgatcctgaaatcGTTTATAcggagacatgcgagtaagcacatcctatgcaaaagagttttgcataaaaccgtaccatgaaatagtcactttttctttataacgataatttactgttaaaactgactatttcaattcgatgacctaaggtaactaaatcttaatcctgagctaactatgaactcctgtttattcgggattatcctttgatctgcataggtgagagtagtttaacaacactgctcaacaagcctcccattttttgcaagatggaattcactcctacctgttttagggttagcagataggttgttcccttaagtactgatttctggtcttgaacaaaggggttCCACCCTCTCATGGTTGAGAAGGGCATGGTTtaatagttggattataaactaattgttcaataGAAGATCAGCGGGAGCTttaggagcaagatgtatttatagggataaaacgataattttgacctaattgtaaatacgaacgacctgtgtaGGATCGACTTaatgatcatggttaaatcaagtggacagaaatatatttaaagtgaggagagtacaaccATCGAGCTGTAGTGATGTGTCTCagtggttaacgaatattgattaattcgatttaaagagtttagccaattaatctcaaatcgttggagcttatgatctataggtccataagatccctctactagctcataaaacattTTACCTTAGATTAGAATATtgagcgaatttgaagtgttaaaatttgaaattagggtttgaatttggcatgttcaatttcaatttttagggtttggataattatattcgatataattaacatttaaatttatcaaaattaaacgtaaattagagagtttaaaatatttaaatattaatttgagcATACTTTACATGattaaggattcatgtttaaattaggtattttattagtttaatatttgatgttaaattattaattaattaattatttatttttttcaattaattaattataattaaataattttttcatttttaaattcaatttatggaaattgatttaatttttaaattattcttaaattgaattaatttaaaattaaaaaatagaattagTTTAAAGTCTAAGTGTCTGCATGCTTGAACTtgttaaatacttcaatttcagaaattggAGAGACTTGCATGCTGAATTATTGGAAAATTCtgagaattttttaaattctctcaaaccctctccaATCCTAACCTCTATACCTCTTAATTAGAGTTTCCACTactcaatccaaggctgagaatagtagagaagctcctcttggtggtctactaaaGATTTGGAGAACAATTTTGTGGAGTTCAGCAAGAATCAAGAAGAATTCTACAAAGGCATACACATGAAACCCTCtttctattgaaaatattttttagcatgttttattctcaaattaagtgtaattagagtgcttaatgattttgtttgcttctgctttatgcatgtttactctattagggaacctaatggacctacagatcatgggctccaacgacccgagattaattggctaaactctttaaacttaattaatcaacatccaataactactgggtcactccactaaagcccagtagttgcactccctcactatagatatatttctttccacttgatataaccataatcagtaagtcaacccttcacaggctgttcgtaataatggcagGGTCAAAACCTGTTTcacccctgagattacatcttactccttaagtcccactgatcctctaataaacaattggtttgtgatccaatcattaaccccgagtccctctcaggccaatgagagagtaggaccctttgttcaagacccagagtcagtacttaaggaaacaacctatctactatccctaaaagcggttAGGGGTAaatttcttcttgcaccctatctCTGCAGCTTtctactcggtcttatccctgaaattggaggcttattgaactGACGCTGTTGGGTCAAtcctcacccataaaaatctaaggataatcccgaataaacaggagttcatagttagctcaaaattaaggtcaagttacctaagtcatcactttgaaatagtcaatcatatacaataaacaacattataaagtaaagtgatttatttcttagtccagttttatacaaactttttgcataggatgcccccactcgcatgtctccagatgaacgatttaggatcacattgtttgtagttaaatacaaagtgagtcgcatccgtagtgtttCCAGAAAATATACCGTTTTGACTATCTACTCATACTTGATCTACTCTTGTGTCTcccataaagtccaagtattcatactatagccatgggtttgtttattggatttttataacaaaatgaaatttcaataacacctttattgaatggCGTCTCGATAACACTTTtattacaaaatagaatatgtttaaaaattacGAAcggcgagttttaggatattccCAACAATCATGATGCTTACCTTTTCATCATTCACCTTTTTGGACATCAATTAAAGCTCTTCCAGTGGCTAATAATGGACAGTCCAAGATGATAGAAATTTCAGAATCCTCTTCCATGTCTAGCACCTTGAAATCTACAGGAAAAACAAACTTGTCAGTCTTGACTAAAGCATCTTCAATAATACCTCGAGAATATGTCAAAGATTTGTCAGCCAACTACAAAGAGATCGTAATGGGTTTCACTTCTCCAACGTCAAACTTcctgaaaataaataaaggcaTCAAATTAATGGAAGCACCTAAATCACATAAAGCTCTAGCAATAATCAATGAACCAATAGTGTAAGGAATAGTAAAACTCCCTGGATCCTTGAGCTTTTGTGGTAACTTTTTCTGTAGCATAGCACTGCACTCTTCTATCAGACCAataatttcatatttcttaaatttattCTTCTTTAACATGATATCTTTATGCATTCCACATAATTATGATAGGATATACTAGTATGCAATGGAagcaaacataatcaataagcactctaattatatttgAGTTAAAAAAGCATGCTTTTTCAGAAAaacaaaagagggtttcaatgtacatacctttgatgaattctccccgaaatccaagctgctcttcacttGTTTTCAGCTCCAAATTGGCAGTGAACTACCAAGAGATTTTCTCTACTATTTCAGCCTTGAATTTAAGTGGTGGAACTTCAAATTGGGTGAACTATGTGATGGATTTTCCTGGGTtttttagaggaagaagaagtgaAGAACCAATTTCTCAGCTCCAAAAAacctctcttttcttcttcaattcagGGAGTTTTATTACTCTTCAGCATGCAGGCACTCATCAGCCATCAAATGGCCAGCATCTACTTCAAAATAAAGTGGGATTTGAGTGTGATTGGAAGACCAACACCTCTTCCTTAGGTATTTGTGGGAAAAAACCACTAAGTCTTCAAAAGACttcccattttcaatttttaatctccaatttttcaattaattctataattaactaaaaaaatgatttaattaattcataaataatcaaatctaaaattacaaaatccaatttcttaaattgaattaaaattgaaaattaatttaatttttaattaattaaacatatttaattaattaattaatttaatataaaatattaaattaatcacatacttaatttaaaacatgaatcctattcatgtaattgatatttaaatcaatatttaaatattagaaactctccaatttcatttgattttaataaattaaacgttaattaattatatcaaatataattgtacaaaccttaatttgaatttgaacttattcaaattcaaaccctaatttcaatttgaacattttcaaattgaaattcaatttgaacgattcaaattgatatcattcaaaattcactcaatttattaattcaatgtgttcatgttttacgagctagtaaagggaccttatggacctacagatcatgagctccaacgatttaatattaattggctaaaactctttaaaccaaattaatccgtattcattaactatcaagtcacaccactatagctcgatagttgcactcttctcactgtagatatatttgtgtccacatgatttaaccataaccagtaagtccacccttcacaggttgttcgtaatgacggctgggtcaatatgctattttacccctgatattatgtcttattccttaaattccactgattctctaatgaacaattggtttgtgatccaatcactaaaccggatccctctcgggccaatgagagggtgggacccattgttcaagacctgaatcagtacttaagataACAATCTTTCTCCTACCCCTCAATCGGGTAGgtatgaattccgtcttgcactctatgtcccgagctatctacccggtcttacccctgaaatgggaggcttattgagtcggcactgttgagacaaccctcatctatgcaaatataaggaaatcctaaataaacaggagttcatagttagctcagaattaagatcgagttacctaggtcatttaagcgaaatagtccgtcttaaacagtaaacagcgttataaaataagaatgacttatttcttggtccgatcttatgcaaactcattgcataggtcccctccactcctcatgttaatacatgaacgaatcaggatcacatcatttgtagcatcttTACAATagcttgtaacaactacagagtaggccgcatccgatagtgttaccagaataagacacccaaccttattcatatactatagaccattttggctatttactcaaacttgatcgaTCTTTATgactctacataaagttcaagtattcatgtaatagctatggatcttagtttattggatttatccTTACAAATGTaattaatagattcaagaaATGTttgaataacatttttattgataatagaatatgtttaactttacaaactgtgatttttaggacatacaacccaacaaattaAGCATTTATTCAAAAGCTTCTaagaatggaatattaatatacAACTTCTTAAAAATCTCTAAAAACTTAGAAAATTGATCATCTAACTTCTTTTTCTGAAACCTATAAGGATAAGGAATATTATTAAACACAAAAGGTAAATGAAGAAGGCTTACCTGAAGAGAATTCTGGTTCACTTACCATttcatttagtctctcttccTTAGCAATTTCCTCATATTCTTGCATTTCACTATATCCATCATTAAGCTCTTCTACTTATTTTTCAAGTggttcatcatcatcatcatctattAAACGAGTTGCCAGCTTTTTCCCACCCCTCAATATCAGGGCTTTACATTCCTCCTTTGGATTCTTCTCAGGAAAACTGGAGAATTGACCTTTCTGCATTGTCTGAAGGGAGGTGGCAATTTGACTAAGATGCACTTCCCTATTCTGAATTGCCTTTTCATGAGTTTGAACTGTGGTTTCTAAATTTGTAGTTCTTCCTCTAGATTTTTTTACAACTTCCAACATTTCCTCCTTTAGAGAAGATTTCCTCTCTACATTTAATGGTCCTACATCATGGAATCTAGATGATGTCTGTAAAACATTCTTATTGTTAGCATAGGAAAAATTTCCATGATTTCTTAAACTAGGATGATATTGAGTAGGAATTTGTTGGTGGCCTCTATAATGTCCTCTATCAACATAATTGATTGTCTCGCTCTCTTGTGAAGGAACTTTAATTATAGAGAACCTTTgaacggaagcggatcgtccaaatcccatttcgattgaatGCGTACGTTTATAGtcaagaacagattatgcacaaaactaaattacaacatgctatcgaaacaaaaacaaagtttagagattatacctttgaaaaattgtTCTTCAAGTTAATCGCTAGATCGTACTCGTTCACGAACACGTTGAGCTCTCCTCGAACAGCAGCAAACAGCAACGAGTAAACTCGAACCAAACAgaacactaccacttggtaaccttgatattctcggtgtgagaatccaggagtagtgggctctggctaattttggttagagagaagtttggagttggaggaggaagacgatcgaggaaGGCACAAAGTTATCGTATAAGCGATGAAGTCTATCACATAGGCTTTcttactcgattgtttagtctctcaagGAA
This region includes:
- the LOC120084950 gene encoding uncharacterized protein LOC120084950 — translated: MQEYEEIAKEERLNEMVSEPEFSSDIMLKKNKFKKYEIIGLIEECSAMLQKKLPQKLKDPGSFTIPYTIGSLIIARALCDLGIIEDALVKTDKFVFPVDFKVLDMEEDSEISIILDCPLLATGRALIDVQKGE